A region from the Takifugu rubripes chromosome 22, fTakRub1.2, whole genome shotgun sequence genome encodes:
- the LOC101063484 gene encoding prohibitin-2 isoform X2, with protein sequence MSAKGFLQQLRQIVGRMSSGPRGSGLGVKLLLGAGALAYGVKEATYTVEGGQRAIIFNRIGGMQMNTVLAEGLHFRIPWFQYPIIYDIRAKPRKISSLTGSKDLQMVNIALRVLSRPLASNLPTLYQQLGLDYDERVLPSIVNEVLKSVVAKFNASQLITQRAQVSLLIRRELFERAKDFNIILDDVAITELSFSREYTAAVEAKQVAQQEAQRAQFYVEKAKQDQRQKIIQAEGEAEAAKMLGEAVTKNPGYLKLRKIRAAQNIAKTVAQSQNKVYLNADSLVLNLQDRDSFNLLMK encoded by the exons ATGTCAGCTAAG ggttttctgcagcagctgcggcaGATCGTGGGCAGGATGTCGTCTGGACCTCGGGGTTCTGGACTCGGTGTCAAACTACTGCTCGGTGCTGGAGCTCTAGCTTATGGAGTGAAAGAAGCTACATACACAG tcgAAGGAGGGCAGAGAGCGATCATTTTCAACCGGATTGGGGGGATGCAGATGAACACGGTTCTTGCTGAAGGGCTGCACTTCAG AATCCCCTGGTTCCAGTATCCAATCATCTACGACATCAGAGCCAAACCCAGAAAGATCTCATCTCTCACTGGAAGCAAag ACCTGCAGATGGTGAACATTGCCCTGCGAGTTCTCTCGAGGCCTCTGGCGTCCAACCTGCCAACCCTCTACCAGCAGTTGGGTCTGGATTATGACGAGCGTGTGCTGCCATCCATTGTCAATGAAGTTCTGAAGAGTGTGGTGGCCAAATTCAATGCTTCCCAGCTCATCACACAGAGAGCTCAG GTCTCACTGCTGATCCGGAGAGAACTGTTTGAGCGAGCCAAAGACTTCAACATCATCCTGGATGATGTAGCAATCACGGAGCTCAGCTTCAGTCGAGAATACACAGCTGCTGTTGAGGCCAAACAAGTTG cccagcaggaggcgcAACGAGCTCAGTTCTATGTAGAAAAAGCCAAACAGGACCAGAGGCAGAAGATTATTcaggctgaaggagaagctgaggCTGCCAAGATG CTGGGTGAGGCAGTGACAAAAAACCCGGGTTATTTGAAGCTCCGGAAGATCCGTGCAGCACAGAACATTGCTAAAACG GTGGCGCAGTCCCAGAACAAAGTGTACCTGAATGCTGACAGCCTGGTCCTGAATCTGCAAGACCGAGACAGCTTCAA tctTTTAATGAAGTAA
- the LOC101063484 gene encoding prohibitin-2 isoform X1 — MANKEPIGFLQQLRQIVGRMSSGPRGSGLGVKLLLGAGALAYGVKEATYTVEGGQRAIIFNRIGGMQMNTVLAEGLHFRIPWFQYPIIYDIRAKPRKISSLTGSKDLQMVNIALRVLSRPLASNLPTLYQQLGLDYDERVLPSIVNEVLKSVVAKFNASQLITQRAQVSLLIRRELFERAKDFNIILDDVAITELSFSREYTAAVEAKQVAQQEAQRAQFYVEKAKQDQRQKIIQAEGEAEAAKMLGEAVTKNPGYLKLRKIRAAQNIAKTVAQSQNKVYLNADSLVLNLQDRDSFNLLMK, encoded by the exons ATGGCCAATAAAGAGCCCATT ggttttctgcagcagctgcggcaGATCGTGGGCAGGATGTCGTCTGGACCTCGGGGTTCTGGACTCGGTGTCAAACTACTGCTCGGTGCTGGAGCTCTAGCTTATGGAGTGAAAGAAGCTACATACACAG tcgAAGGAGGGCAGAGAGCGATCATTTTCAACCGGATTGGGGGGATGCAGATGAACACGGTTCTTGCTGAAGGGCTGCACTTCAG AATCCCCTGGTTCCAGTATCCAATCATCTACGACATCAGAGCCAAACCCAGAAAGATCTCATCTCTCACTGGAAGCAAag ACCTGCAGATGGTGAACATTGCCCTGCGAGTTCTCTCGAGGCCTCTGGCGTCCAACCTGCCAACCCTCTACCAGCAGTTGGGTCTGGATTATGACGAGCGTGTGCTGCCATCCATTGTCAATGAAGTTCTGAAGAGTGTGGTGGCCAAATTCAATGCTTCCCAGCTCATCACACAGAGAGCTCAG GTCTCACTGCTGATCCGGAGAGAACTGTTTGAGCGAGCCAAAGACTTCAACATCATCCTGGATGATGTAGCAATCACGGAGCTCAGCTTCAGTCGAGAATACACAGCTGCTGTTGAGGCCAAACAAGTTG cccagcaggaggcgcAACGAGCTCAGTTCTATGTAGAAAAAGCCAAACAGGACCAGAGGCAGAAGATTATTcaggctgaaggagaagctgaggCTGCCAAGATG CTGGGTGAGGCAGTGACAAAAAACCCGGGTTATTTGAAGCTCCGGAAGATCCGTGCAGCACAGAACATTGCTAAAACG GTGGCGCAGTCCCAGAACAAAGTGTACCTGAATGCTGACAGCCTGGTCCTGAATCTGCAAGACCGAGACAGCTTCAA tctTTTAATGAAGTAA